In the Desulfitobacterium hafniense DCB-2 genome, TAAGAGTTTTCTTTAAATAAGGTCAAGGCTATGAGGCCATTGACCGCTGTGGTCACATGAAACCCTTCTTGTTGCAGATAAGCTTTAAGGACATTGCTGATATTTTTTTCATCGTCCACCAAGAGAATTCGCATGGAGATTCACCTCTTTTTCAACATAGTCTAATTTTAGTGGACCAAACAGCTGTTGGAAAGTAATAACTCGGAATTGTTCATGGAATTCATAAGAAATTCATAAGTTTTTCATAGGGAAATCACAGCTATCGGTAAAAATAAAGAAGACCCAAGCCGTTTGCTTTCGGTCTTCTTAGTTTTCAGGCCTCCCGGGGACAATCGGCAATTAGGTCATTCACGACCTGCCCGGCCATGAGAAGTCCTGATACAGGAGGAACAAAGGAAATGCTGCCGGGAATCTGCCGTTTAAGGGCACAATGGGCATCGCCCCCCGGGCAAATGCAGTTGGAGCGGCAGTCGGCTTCCGTATCCAGAGGAGTAAGGGGGAGATCGGGAGAATAGACGACTTTGATTCCCTTGGTAATCCCTTCTTTGCGCAGTAATTTCCGCACGGCCTTGGCCAAAGGATCACCGCTGGTCTTGGATAAATCTGTAATGCGGTAATTTTCGGCAGAAAGGCGATTGCCGGCGCCCATGCTGGCAATCAAGGGAATATTGCGCTGGCTGCATTCCTTAGCCAAGGCAACTTTACTGGAGACGGTATCGATGGCGTCC is a window encoding:
- a CDS encoding tRNA threonylcarbamoyladenosine dehydratase; translation: MQHKFSRTELLIGKSALAKLSQSTVIIFGIGGVGSYTAEALARAGVGHLILVDYDEICLTNINRQLHALHSTIGKAKVDVMKNRILDINPKAKVDAVKEFFSAENAESFLGQKPDYVVDAIDTVSSKVALAKECSQRNIPLIASMGAGNRLSAENYRITDLSKTSGDPLAKAVRKLLRKEGITKGIKVVYSPDLPLTPLDTEADCRSNCICPGGDAHCALKRQIPGSISFVPPVSGLLMAGQVVNDLIADCPREA